The nucleotide window AAGTTAACAATTACATTATTCCGATTCACTACCCTTTTGACCATAATCAATATTCATTTACTTAAAATGCTGTTATCCGGTCATATTAGTAATTGATCTTACTATCACTAATTGATTTTACTATCAGTAATTGATTTTTCTCAACAAATTAGTTTTAAATATCCTCCTACcctatttaattttttttttatttttctcctctacaaatacacatatacatatacatagaatgttatatatgtaaacatatacatacatatctTACATACGCAAACAGTGTGTGTGAACAAAGTTTTAAATATCTTCCTACCCTGTTTAgaactttttttttattctttcccttaaatacacatatacatatacatagaATGTTATATATGTAGGGTTATGGTAAAATAAAAACTCTACGAGTTGTGAGAATTTAAAGAACTCGGCCTTACGaaaagtttttcaaatttttttttagcAAAATTCTAAAAAAGAAATCAACTTTCCTAAAAAAAcatagttttcaaaaaaaattttttagcAAAATGTTGAATGGCAATGTAAACTTATACGCACAATAATCTTACATACGCAAACAGTGCGTGTGAGAGAGAGAATGAAAAaaaagtgtgtgagagagagtgACCGAAAATTAACGGCCAAAACCTACCATAAATTCAGTTAATCACGCCATTACTTACGCACTTTTTCTTCTTTATATATATCTCCCCATCCCCTGCTTTTTAATCACAACTCCAAAACCCTACTCAACCTAGAaacaccccccacccccaccatgGCACCACCGTTTCTCTCTCTCCTCATCCTCTCCCTCTTCTCCCCCACCCTCATCTCCGCCACCACCATACAACATCCACAACACACCGTACAAGAAGTACAAAGGTACATTATCACCACTACCCACCACTAATATACATTAAGACATTTTAATGTGTCAAACTAATTTGAACTTTTTTTTTTCGTGTAGGAGCTTGAATGACTCAAGACGTAACTTGGGTTTCCTGTCTTGCGGGACAGGAAACCCAATTGACGACTGTTGGCGGTGTGATCCCAACTGGGAAAAAAACCGCCAACGTCTGGCAGACTGCGCCATTGGCTTTGGAAAAGGAGCCGTTGGTGGAAGAGACGGAAAGATTTATGTGGTTACCGATTCGGGTGACGACGATGCCGTAAACCCAAAACCTGGGACTTTACGGTACGCCGTCATCCAAGACGAGCCGCTCTGGATTATTTTCCAGCGCGACATGGTGATTAAGCTCAAAGAAGAGCTAATCATGAACAGTTTCAAAACAATCGATGGTCGTGGCGCGAGCGTGCACATAGCCGGTGGACCGTGCATTACAATACAATATGTTACAAACATTATAATTCATGGAATCAATATTCATGATTGTAAGCCTGGAGGGAATGCCATGGTGCGTAGCTCCCCGCGGCATTTCGGGTGGAGGACGATATCCGATGGGGACGGCGTGTCCATATTCGGTGGAAGCCATGTGTGGGTCGATCATTGTTCGTTATCGAATTGCGCTGACGGACTGATCGACGCCATCATGGGGTCTACCGCGATCACGCTGTCAAACAATTACATGACCCATCATGATAAAGTTATGCTTTTGGGCCATAGTGATTCTTATGAGCAAGACAAGAACATGCAAGTCACTATTGCTTTTAATCACTTTGGTGAAGGTCTGGTCCAAAGAATGCCAAGGtatgtttaaatgtttaatagtaactttttctgttttttttatttattaaaagatAAAAGTAAAAGTTACCGACACCATTTTTGGTCAAACTGGTTAATTGGTTACCAAAATGGGTCAAAAATTAACTTCTTTCGACTTTTTAGGAATTCGGATATTGTTTACTTTCATGTGGATTTTTTTTCCAACTTTTAAGGATGTCTTTGTAAATCACATCATTGGGATGTTTtctgttagaaaaaaaaaacatttttattaagttttattttttttgtcaACAGATTAAGTTTAACTTAGTAATTTGATAGAATTACATATTAAATTGTAGATGCCGACATGGGTACTTTCATGTGGTGAACAACGACTACACCCATTGGGAGATGTACGCGATCGGAGGAAGTGCAAACCCGACCATCAATAGCCAAGGGAATCGATTCCTTGCACCCGATAGACGGTTTAGCAAAGAGGTACAACATTTTATTAATAGTATACTAGTCAAAAGTTAGtgtttatttaaaataaaaggTAACCCATACTCTCACCCCCTCATATAATATTATGGAAAATCTCACTTGTTTGTATTTGTTACAAACTATTATATTAAGTAATTTATACAGAAAAAGTGTTTGCTTAAAAATGAGGAATTGTGTAGGTGACCAAACACGAAGATGCGCCAGAAAACGAATGGAAAAGCTGGAATTGGAGGTCCGAAGGGGACTTGATGTTAAATGGTGCATTTTTTGTGGCATCGGGTGCTGGGGCTTCATCTAGTTATGCAAGGGCTTCAAGCCTTGGAGCTAGGCCCTCATCGGTTGTTGCCACTCTCACGACCAACGCAGGAGCTTTAGTTTGCAGAAAGGGCGCTCGTTGCTgattaaaattcaaaattatCAACATATCTTGATGGCTGGTTTTGTTTTATCTATCTTATTTATTTATGTCCCTTATTTGTGGgctagttttatttttatttttttctttttttttctttttttttacatttaCCTTTTAAAGCCTTTTGATTTTGGTTTATGTTCTTCTTATGTACAACCTCGGCTTGCCACTCATGGGATGTTTAATTTTGGACACCCAAGGATTTGGAGTATATGGCAAGTTAAGTAGTGTTGTGATGTATATATACACATTTATAACATCTATCTTTATTTCCAAGAAATTTTTGCTTGAGATTTGAATTTTCAGCTTTATGATTGGAAACCTTATTTGAAatgttataaaaaataaaatataacacaTTTTCACATAGAAACCCAATTAGTAGAGACATGTGCCTTTTAAAGCGGACATCACAGGTTTAAACCTTAATAAATGAGTAGTTTAAAATTAATGGCGTAAAGTTCAATTAGAGTAACGATCCACGTTCAAAAAACAAAAGTTTAATCTCATTTATGTTTTGAGTATCACAGTTTATAAAGAAAAGGTAAATTTAAACAAATTTTAGTAATCATTTAAGTTTGGCACCATCAACAAAACAAACTCTAGATTTGCCTTATTTAGGCTCATCAAACCAAATGCCGATCAACCTAATCTTGTCTCAAAGTCACTTATATGAACCAAAAGGTGTTTATGTTATACCATATTCAACTTAAAAGAATTTTCAGGATAATATTGTGTTGGAGTTGAAAGCCATCCAAGTGAATAAACTACATTTATCTCACGTTGGCAAAAAGGAAACATATTataattattttctttatttaattacTTTAATTAAATTTTGTTACCTGGCAGTATAAAGTTTTATACGGTTTTTTTATTTTCCTAAAACCGCTGGCTTCTTCCCCAATTTTTCGGATCACTCATTCCATAAATCTCCATCTCTGGTTTATCTTGAGTGCACAAGAAAATCAGTTAAAAAATTGTGTTAACCTTGGGGAGCGATCGGTGAATATACTATTTGCACCACGGTAGTGCCTAAATCGCTTTCAAGGCAGTGTGATTACGCACGACACAGTGATCTGTTCTTTCTTTCTTCTCGTATATTGTTGATTTCGCAAATTGTTTCGAACATATTGTGTTATTTTAGTGTGACAATTGACAAATTCTATTAATGTCTGGTGAAAAACTCAATTTGATTAAAATGTATTTAATTAAAACTATTTGCCTGCAGTTATTTGTCCTCAGGTTTgtaaatgttttgaaaaatactTTTTGATTCTAAGGACAAACCACAAGAGTATAAAACTTAAACTAAATATACTCGATAACGACTATACATAAGTTTACAGATGATATATGTAAATTTTAGCAAAGTACTAGAAATATTTTTCGCTGTTTATTAATTTAAAATCTCGAAATATATGAACTAAATCAGTTTATTCTTCTTTTAAAATTAAACAAAAGATGGGAAGATATGTGAGAATTAAATTTCAAACTATATGAAGTATATTTTACATCAATGACCAATTTACCTTCATCTATAACCCTCTGTTGCTCTAAAATTTATGTAAATTACAATATGTTAACAAATCTATACATACAAATAGGACTTTAATACTCTTCATtgaatattaaaaaatattactTATAATTTTATTACCTTATTATAttgtttaaaattaaaaattgtGATCGATTCTTATACTGGTTACCAAATATTTACTCTTCTCTAGTTCTCTTGATATTTTTCAGTAATTTGTAATCATTTCTAAAATTTAAATACATAActtttaaattaatattttgaTTGTCTTGACCAAAACATTACTTGGGTTTATATAAGGAAGACATTgcataaattaaacatgtttataTTCAAATGAAATTATGTTATataaaaatttagttttttttttcctttttaatttttgGTAATAATTTAAAATTAGAAGTATGCTGTCATTTTGTTTCTTGAAAAGTTCAAAAGcagatttttatattttaaattgaTCGTCCTAATGAAAGCAACAATTTGATTAAATTTAGCTGGATAACTAAACCAAGTTTGTCCTTTTACATTTTTACTTTTTGTGTTTTGTTCTATTGTGAATTCTAATTCTAATGCAAGCCGTCAAATTTTTAAGCACAATCAATTAAAATATTAAACCTATAATAGTATAATTATAATAGTCTAAACCGTGAATCAGAACAAAGTCGAacctattatttttttttatcacacAACAACCTTTTGTCACTAAATTTTTCTTTAACTTTTGGTTCACAAATTCTTATATTAAGCGGCTCAAATTTAAACAATAAACCTAACCTAACGTTTACAGTTCACAATTCCAAAAACTTACGCTATACAAAACCTGATTGAATTTAATAACAAGCTGACCCACATCTAAACTTGTAAGCAGCACACGCATAGCTTAAATTCAAGTAATCGGACTTCAACAGTCACTACTAAATAGATGCAAAACTAGCTGGCCAATAACAACTCACAAATGCCTATATCCACTAATAGATTTCATCGACTATTCCTTTCTAAATATATAGATAATACCAATAAAATTCATCTACTATTCCTTTAGTTCCTTTTTAATTATATAGATAATTATATAAACATAATAGTATACACCATGAATCACACTAAAGTCGCaccaaatctttttttttttttttatcacacAAACAACCTTTTGTCACTAAAATTTACTTTAAACCTTCGGTTCACAAATTCTTATATTAAGCATCTCAAATTTAAACGATAAACCTAACTCTAACGCTTACAGCTCACAATTCCAAAAGCTTACTCTAGACCTATGAATACAAAacttgattgaattttataacgcttacAGCTCACAATTCCAAAAGCTTACTCTAGACCTATGAATACAAAacttgattgaattttataaCTAGCCGTCCCACATATAAACTTGTAAGCAGCCCATGCATAGCTCAAATTGAAGTACTCAGATTTCAACAATCACTACTAAATAGATTCAAAACTAGTTGGTCAATAACAATTCACGACAGTCCATATCCATCAATAAATTTCATCTAATCTAAATATATAGATAACACCAATAAAGTTCATCTACTGTTCCTTTAGTTCCGTTTTCGTTATATAGATAATAATTATGAAATGTGAGTATAAAACATATACTTATTATAAAAAGGTGGGTGTGATTTAGCAGTTAAGATTTCTTCTTGTTTCCTATAGTATCCTTTTTGGctgcattttttttttgaacatcaAATTTCTTTTAGTCCCTGTCATTTGTGGGATAACTTCTCTTTTATTTCGTTTTTTAAGTattatataaaatagttttttcTATAAAACTTCCATTTATCACATTCTAAAGATGGTGATAGTTTTGTTTTGTTGAGACAATTTGTTATATGTATCGAAtctttaatattgtatgattaaATATATATAACCTTTTAAATACTACCATGTGTTATGAACAATCTATACGCCCTGACATATTC belongs to Helianthus annuus cultivar XRQ/B chromosome 5, HanXRQr2.0-SUNRISE, whole genome shotgun sequence and includes:
- the LOC110941814 gene encoding probable pectate lyase 18 yields the protein MAPPFLSLLILSLFSPTLISATTIQHPQHTVQEVQRSLNDSRRNLGFLSCGTGNPIDDCWRCDPNWEKNRQRLADCAIGFGKGAVGGRDGKIYVVTDSGDDDAVNPKPGTLRYAVIQDEPLWIIFQRDMVIKLKEELIMNSFKTIDGRGASVHIAGGPCITIQYVTNIIIHGINIHDCKPGGNAMVRSSPRHFGWRTISDGDGVSIFGGSHVWVDHCSLSNCADGLIDAIMGSTAITLSNNYMTHHDKVMLLGHSDSYEQDKNMQVTIAFNHFGEGLVQRMPRCRHGYFHVVNNDYTHWEMYAIGGSANPTINSQGNRFLAPDRRFSKEVTKHEDAPENEWKSWNWRSEGDLMLNGAFFVASGAGASSSYARASSLGARPSSVVATLTTNAGALVCRKGARC